Part of the Natrinema caseinilyticum genome is shown below.
GATCGTTTAGCCGAGCCGTCGACACAGCTCGCTTGCCGTTCTCACTCGAGTGCCGATCCGTTCGGTCTCGATCGATGCACAAACAGCTGAGTCCCTCGTATCCCCCGTCCGGGTGTTCCGTCCCGGCAACCGGATCTCCCCCGGTTCAGTATCCGGTCGCCGTCCCGTCCTTTCGCGGATCGGTCCCGCCGGAGAGAACGCCGTCGGCGTTGCGGGCGATCTGGCCGCCGCCGAAGTGCGGCGGCGGCATGACGCGAACGTCGTGACCGCGGCGGGCGAGCTTCGACAGGACCGCACCGTCGAATCGGCCCTCGACGGCCAGTTGGCCGTCGACCTGGTACCGAAAGCGGGGAAAGTCGAGTGCCTCCTGAATCGACATCCCGTCGTCTACGATGTTCATCAGCACCTGCAGGTGCCCCTGTGGTTGCATGAATCCGCCCATGACGCCGAAGGCGGCCCAGTCGTTCTCGCCGAGCCGTGCGATGCCGGGGATCAGCGTGTGGAACGGTCGCTTGCCCGGTTCGAATCGGTTGGGATGGTCCGGATCGAGCGAGAACGAACTGCCCCGGTTCTGGAGGGCGATTCCCGTATCGCCGGCGACGACGCCGCTGCCGAAGTCCATGAATCGGGAATTGATGTACGAGACGACGTTCCCCGCCTCGTCGGCGACCGTCAACAGCACGGTGTCGGCGTTTTCCGCGCGGTCCGTCGGGAATCCAACGTCGACGGACGACGTCGCGTCCGAGCCGATCTCCGCGGCCCGATCCGACGCGTACGACTTCGAGCCGAGCGACGGAACGTCCTCGTACTCCGGATCGGTGACGTGGTGAAGGCCGTCGGTCAACGCGCGCTTGGCCGCCTCGGCGGCGAGGTGTATCCGTTCTGGCGAGTGAGCCGGGTGGTCCCCCGCGTTCAGCGCCTCGGCGATGTTCAACGCCTCGAGCGCGACGAGTCCCTGATTGTTCGGCGGCAGTTCGTAGATCTCCGCCCCGCCGTAGGTCGTGCTGACGGGATCGACGAACTCCGGCTCGAACGACGCCAGGTCCTCGTGCGAGAGGAACCCGCCCCGCGACTGGACCTCGGAAACGATCTGGTCCGCAATTTCGCCCTCGTAGACGACGTCGGCGCCTTCGTCCGCGATCAGTTGCATCGACTCCCCGAGTTGCGGGAGCGTGACGTGCTCGCCGACGGACGGCGCCCGACCGCCGGGGAGATACGCGTCTCGAGCGTTGGCACCGCGAAGGTCGTCCGCCGCCTCGGCCCACTGAGCGGCGATGATTTCGGAAACGGGGAAGCCGTCTTTCGCGTACCTGATCGCCGGCTCGAGCGCGCGCTCGAGACTCAGCTCCCCGAGATCGTCCACAGTGCGTTCCCACCCGCGAGCCGTGCCGGGAACGGTCACCGTGAGGGGACCGCGTTCGGGCATCTCGGCGGCTTCGGGATCGACGTCCTCCTCCTCGACGACCCGGGCTCGAACGTCCTCGAGCGACGCCGACGAGGGTGCACCGCCGCAGCTACGGAACGCGCCGACCTCACCGTCTGCAGTTCTATAGAGCGCGAATACGTCGCCGCCGAGACCGGTCGAAGTGGGTTCGACGACGTTCAACGCTGCAGCGGTCGCCACGGCCGCATCGAACGCGTTGCCCCCGTCGCGAAGCACCTCGAGTCCGGCTTCCGAGGCGAGGGGCTGGCTCGTCGCCACCACGCCGCGCGTCCCGTATACCGTCGAGCGACGCGACGTAAACTGGTCTAGATCTGGCGTATCGTCCATGGGAGGGCATTCGGGGGTTTCGACTAAAGCATTGGTGTATCCGCTCGCAGTGCCGGATCAGCGGCGTATCGCAGCAGATATAATCGTGGGTTTTGATATCACGTATCGATGGACCTGCAACTCGACGGTGATTCGGCCCTCGTAACGGCATCGAGTAGCGGACTCGGAAAAGCATCGGCGACGGCGCTCGCCCGTGAGGGAGCGAACGTAGTCATCAACGGCCGCGACGAGGCCCAACTCGAAGCCGCCCGCGATGATATCGCGGCCGTCGGCGACGGCCGCGTCGTGGCACAGGCGGGTGACCTGACCGATCCGGACGATATCTCCGAACTCGTCTCCGTCACGGTCGACGAATTCGGCGGGATAGACCACCTCGTGACCTCGGCGGGCGGGCCGCCGAGTGGCCCCTTCCTCGAGACGACCGAAGAGGACTGGTACGAAGCCTACGACCTGCTCGTGATGAGCGTGGTCCGATTAGTCCAGGAGGCGGCCGACGAATTGCGCGCGGGCGACGGTGGAAACGTCGTTCACATCACGTCCCGAAGCGTCAAGGAAGCGATCGAATCGCTCGTCCTCTCGAACGCCGTCCGAATGGGCGTCATCGGCCTCGAGAAGACGCTCTCGCGCGAGCTCGCACCGGACGTGCGTTTCAACAGCGTCCTCCCCGGTCCGATCGAAACCGACCGAATCAGCTCGCTGATCGAGCAGTCCGTCGAGCGAGGGGAGTTCGACTCGTACGAGGAGGGACTGGCTGCGAAGGGGAGTTCGAACCCGATGGGACGGATCGGCCGGCCGATGGAACTCGGCAACACG
Proteins encoded:
- a CDS encoding SDR family oxidoreductase, whose protein sequence is MDLQLDGDSALVTASSSGLGKASATALAREGANVVINGRDEAQLEAARDDIAAVGDGRVVAQAGDLTDPDDISELVSVTVDEFGGIDHLVTSAGGPPSGPFLETTEEDWYEAYDLLVMSVVRLVQEAADELRAGDGGNVVHITSRSVKEAIESLVLSNAVRMGVIGLEKTLSRELAPDVRFNSVLPGPIETDRISSLIEQSVERGEFDSYEEGLAAKGSSNPMGRIGRPMELGNTVAFLCSPEAAYINGITVPIDGGLGRSNI
- a CDS encoding gamma-glutamyltransferase family protein; amino-acid sequence: MDDTPDLDQFTSRRSTVYGTRGVVATSQPLASEAGLEVLRDGGNAFDAAVATAAALNVVEPTSTGLGGDVFALYRTADGEVGAFRSCGGAPSSASLEDVRARVVEEEDVDPEAAEMPERGPLTVTVPGTARGWERTVDDLGELSLERALEPAIRYAKDGFPVSEIIAAQWAEAADDLRGANARDAYLPGGRAPSVGEHVTLPQLGESMQLIADEGADVVYEGEIADQIVSEVQSRGGFLSHEDLASFEPEFVDPVSTTYGGAEIYELPPNNQGLVALEALNIAEALNAGDHPAHSPERIHLAAEAAKRALTDGLHHVTDPEYEDVPSLGSKSYASDRAAEIGSDATSSVDVGFPTDRAENADTVLLTVADEAGNVVSYINSRFMDFGSGVVAGDTGIALQNRGSSFSLDPDHPNRFEPGKRPFHTLIPGIARLGENDWAAFGVMGGFMQPQGHLQVLMNIVDDGMSIQEALDFPRFRYQVDGQLAVEGRFDGAVLSKLARRGHDVRVMPPPHFGGGQIARNADGVLSGGTDPRKDGTATGY